CCAGCACAGGATGTGTAAATTATACTGAGTATAATTAACCTTTACCAGTGTAGTGAGGAGCAGAGCCCTGCAGGGAATCCATACTGCAAGTAAAATGCCACCAAACATTCACTGCTCTTCAGGGAGCCTCTTTTCTCCTGACTACTTTGGATTCTTTATACATGAAATGGGAAGTGATTTTTGCCTTGGATGCTTTTTTAGATATCTCAGTTTGATGCCCCATGCCCCAGTGTTTAGACTATCTTCCATATTTACCACACATTTTTTGATGTAACGATGTATATTACATACTGTGTCAATGATACTTTTTATTGAAGTCCAGCACTGACATGATGTGTCTCATTGTAGCTTAATGTCGTGTTACAGTCAGAGAGGACGCAAGCAGCTCACAGTCAATATCAAATCAATGCTTATTAGTCACAGAGAGTATCGGCGGTTTTAATAAAGAGCAAACTATCAGTGTTCAGACGTCACAGCTTATGAATAATCTTCCCGTGGGTGGATTGTGTGACTCCTAATAGTGTATTAGTCAGTTTCACTCAGCATGTAAAGCCCACTGAGTAACATTGAAGCACAAACGCAGACAGATCAGCCTACAGTGAGCTCAGTGGATTAATACTCCGAAATCAGAGAATgattattttcctttttgtgctgatttagATGTCCACCAGCTATTTTTCggtatttttagtttttgaatcagcaaaaatacaaatatataggttattgtaaattatttatatttgcatTAAGATACATACAGACTGGCCTCATTCAAAATTAGTATTATGTCAGTTGTGCCCATTTACTGAAAATTATGGTAcaattgtgtctttttttctgcagtccAGAAAATCTGTTCTCTGAATCCAAATGTGTTAGCatgaggttttttgtttttatctataTGCGGACAGCAAGTTTTAGTATGTGAAAGCACCTGTTTAATATCTTCTACATGTTCTCCCTCATTACTGACATGGGATGACTCTTATGGAAGTACACTTAAAGTGAAGCTGGAACAAAAATacagttagcatgctaacagtctttatgctaagctaagtggCTGCTGAGTGTAGCTTCATATAGACATGAGCAGTATCAATATTCGTCTCCTCATTTCAGCAAGAGAGTGAATAATACTGTCAAAAAGAATGCTTTCAGTGTTTAAGTAAGTTCTTCTTTACCTTCTTCTGGATACAGGTGTTCACCAACTGCAGGTGTATATCAGGGAGTCAGAGTCATGTCCATCCAGCTCCATGTCCAAACAACTGCCCTCATTTTCTTCTCCCCGTCATACTCGTCATCTCTCTAGCAGCACTGATTGCCTGCCTCACTCATAACCCCATGTACATGATGGTGCTCAGGTAAGGAGGGATGACAGCAAAGTCACATATtgatttgttatatttttatatgtgcaaagcaaattaaaatgacaaatatcaaCTAATAGATTGTATGATACAGGCGTTTTGTTCTACTCTGCAAACAGCTACTAGCAGCTGTTTAAGTCTCTGCCAGGCTCTCTGTTAGGTCCACAAAAGTCAAATGTTAATAATTCAGTTCCTTCTCTATAAAGCTATAAGCTataatgaacagaaataaatagaATTTGATGAGAATTTAGTTTTACAAGTGTTGGGTGCTGCACAGTATCAATAGAAAATGCAGACATTGCCCTTCTAATCTctgttcttgttcatttcaggTCTGTTCCCTCTGAAGAGAAGTCATTTGCTATTGGAATTCAGTTTTTACTCATGAGATTATTAGGTAAGTCGTGTGTGTTTGGTGCAatgttgaaacaaaaaaaaaacaagttattgTATTAAGGATATGCTAATTTATATTGTATGCCCATTGCAAAAATATCCCAGTTATTTTGAAACATGGCAATTTTGTGATTGTGCGGTGGCCTAAAGTGTTGGTATTGAATACATTAAGAAGACTGTATGAAATACATAATCCTATAAATAGGCTGTGCCGATATGTAAATGAACAACTAAACTGTGCACCAACctaagaaatgtttaaaactcAACTCATCATGctcattcattctttttttaaaaatctttttaaatacTCCTTGTTTAAATTTTCCAGTATTAAAGATGACATTGTACAAAAATGACCTGGTCAGTACTCACATAGTGAATGCATGGTCCTAACAGTGAAGCACAAATGGATGGAGTGTGATGTTACCAATTATGAATCATTTGACTTTTAAGTGATATTGCATTGTCCGTTTTAGTTTACTTTGACTAAATTCAAATACATCATAAGGCATTCTGCTTCAGAAATACAACTGCCTCCTATCTCACAGGGGTGTAGTGCAGCTTTCAAGTACAACAACGAAACCAGGAAGTGTTTCTAAAcatattgttattttatattaatatgtACATTGATGTTCAGGTCCGTTCATACctctgcttgtttgtttctgttaacCAAATGCTGGACTTCTCTTTAATGTTTCTGTCTTAAAAATATTTGAACAAATACGAGGCTGATCTGAACAAACATGATTTCTGTCTCCTTCTCAGCCTGGCTGCCTGCCCCTGCTCTGTTTGGGATGGCCATCGACACATCGTGCATTTGGTGGAAACGTGTGTGTGGAAAGAAGTTTAGCTGTGGTTATTATGACAACAACGTCTTGAGGAACCGGTTAGGACATTTATCACTGATAGACATATCAAACAGTGTATCTACAGCACATCACAGGCTTTTGCTAATCATGTATGTGACCCCTGCAGGTACTTGGGCTTACAGGTGGGTTATAAGGTCATGGGCGTCCTCCTGCTGATGATGCTGGGCTGGAAGGTGCAGCGGACCCAGGAGTACAGTCTGGAAAAGAGGCCCGAAGGACTGCTGTGATCCTGCTGAGACTCCCTGGAGATTTGAGCCTCTCGGAgctttcaaacattttaaaaatgagcgTGCTGAGGAAAGCTGTGTCAGTGGGAGGAATCCATTGTCAAGTGGACCCTACGCTGACCTTGTTTTCTGCAGCCCCACTACTGACCTATCAGGGACTGGTTGGAATTTATGTTGTGGATATTTTAAAGGCATATAATTGGAAAAACTCAGTATGGCATTACAAGTtcaaacagctaaaacacctCTCATTTGGTACCTCACAATGTTTTAAATGCTTTCAAGACACTGATGAGACTCTGACTGAAGCTCAAACAGTTAAATGCCTTTGTGTATATAACGTGTTCCTAAAAACTAGGATTCTGTGGACGTTTCTGTTTGCAATGGGAACATATTTTGTAACTAGTTAACTGTATAGCTTAatatttaagtttattttttatggatGTTTGTCTCGTACACAGAGACATCTGTGATAACTGCAATACTCATTTCATATATGATCTTATGTAACACTGTAATTGTAATGCTAATGAATTTACAGATATCAAGTGCATACACTGTTACTCCTAAACAGAATTAAATAAATTACCATGCATTATGCTATCTGCTGGTGTGGTTATTGAGCAGAGTGCAAGTGCAAGCCTTACTagataatgaaaaaatatttagaggGCAATTAGTCAAGTCAACATGAAGTATTTTATTCGTTAGTCGTTATCTCTTTCTCCACGGCTGTATAACCAACACGGCAAAGAGAGTAAAACCAAATGTACTGCGTTCACAGCACGTCTGTTGGATTTTGGTATTTCAAGCAACTTCAAATGTGTTTGGAATTTTGGGTCTTTGATCTTAACTATCTTTAGAtggttttgtgatttttttttttgtaccattttgatccttttgcctttatttttactcatttgcttttaattttggttattttgtcacattttggtcattttgcatctactTCTGTGTATGTCGTTAACCAGCAGGCCAACACTGACATGGCAGATATAGGTCTGTAAAATGGGCTGTATGTGAGTTTGATTGTCTGCAaagtatttgttatttttagagTTTTAAGTGAAGCTGATTCCAAGTCAGGAGACTAGGCTGTACTACATGATGTACTACATGATGAAAGATCTCTTagagttttcatttattttcctaTGTTAACATTGAGTTATTATATATTAAGGTCTGTGAAACAGGTTACATGAGACTTGTAGAAATAGACTAAGATCAAGATTGAACTTTATTGTTGTATGAAGTacatcaaaatgcagtttttacatATCCCAGCACAGGGTCAGCCTCACTACTGCACATCACAGAGCAGACAACCTAAAGAGCCTTGGTCAAGGGTCCAACATAGGCAGTTTGAGAGTTCTGATGTTGGAGCTCCAGacctgtagcctagccgcgctagacccagctcttaagacacaaagGTCTAGgaacgcttgacagggagggaggtgtagcaagactgcaaaggccctggaatttctgagctgatcaaaactcagataagctctccctctctccagcactgaccaacacccatctcgaTAGgaagattgagacatttgtatttctgtaggttttcattcacagaaggatggagctcctgtgaacatttaaacccctggaataacttcttctttttaaaagacaatgactttcaattatatgctatggatgtttgtttaatgaactttcatgctaaaatcccttttcagctttaggagaccctcagccggagacgtctctgcattccacagatcagataacaagtcgtaaaactttatggctgaaggctggagtcaccctctcactctctttgactgaaacaaagagactggaactgaacttaaacaaaaacacttgccaaattaatatttctatatgcatttggtttttccagatttaccacagttactcacagtgtttcatctatgtcatatttgaagatcatatttgcatgtctgatagaagtcgatttattaatttgtgatgttttaatcatttcttccccaggatactatgattttggaatgaattcccttattaatctctgaatttcctctccatttaggttgaatgatgaccattgtatttacctgttaccaaatctctgacttgttgtgatattttaatgtcataaacataaacatatagttatgaatgaaatgattcacatcatatgaacatatgtattaatctacacatttcactttcacacaactgaatatggtgggatagacagatcgtgttttgcgcgtttaatatcatattttaatccattctggactcctctttcttctctactttgtgagaacaaagagattccaaattccaccagactcgcgcctaaaagttctctctctccgcccaggtcctccccttagctggacccacagataaagtcagccgtagcccacattttACCTCTCTCTTACCGCTCTTACTCTCTTGCCCGCTTCACTTCCCTTTCTTCACTACCTGAGGAATCCATGAcagagattcccattattttcttacctaaagcgcgtttttcctatctttgaaattccctcaccatctaagtttgttaactatttatcttttaacatttttgtaacttaaggagacattttgctcgttattcgttttaatctgaagaaccgattcagaaccagcatttatttttcttaatttcgaccgtttttcatcaacacccgtttttcttggctaaagcctgagaaccatcatttttaagcactcagctgagaactccggagatctgctggatcaggtctttgcatagaaccgatcaacccgcggcaggacatccaggcggccctaacgacgacgcaccgttccgaacccgcaggtccagaccgtgtgctgcgaatctgaaggccCCGTACGTctcagccccatgacggttcacttcaataactccagctgagtttgctctgattccattatatgggtgatgtactaaccgcttggtcatttaattcatttaatcaatttattcttttacaaatcattagaattcttagtccaaattaccggttacctcgtcaggttagctctggctaatcctcaccatatttccttctctctcacacctacttccacatccctcacacatgcacacacataggGTGACCAGATGGCAATGACTAAAATCCGGGACGCTGTGCCGGGGGGGGgtacactgtttttcttttttcttttttttaattttattattattattattattattaatttcgaagacatttacacatttatttctttagaaGTTATAGTTTTATTTAACAACAAGCATTGTATTTTGACAAGTTGCCCAACTGAAAACAGTTCATTGTAGGCCTgcttaaaaacagaacaaaaaaaaggtaattttaattcatttaaactCTTAGCATAGGCCTAATTAATTCATAAACTAAAATCTCTTGGCAACGGTTTTTATTAGATTATGACGTTTCTCCCATATCTCTGCTGCCACGggtgttgtcttcatttgtttgcctatgagacaaaaaaacgggAATCAGTGACTGTTATTATAACAAGGTAAAGGGTAAAACGCATCTTTCATAGTCTGGCTTCTACCTCGAAGGAGGCTTTTGTGACGACTCGGTGCTGTTGCTGTATTTCGCGGATGATTTCACAGCAAAGAGGGCCTTCTTGTTCTCCAGGATGAATTTGTAGAACTCTGCACAGGTCATAGCcagattcattttaatttttatctctGCACGGACAAGCTCCATTGAACACCTGTTTCGCACGTCAGTCCAAGCGCCTTTCATGATGGAGAAGACCCGCTCTGAGTAAGCATTGCTCACAGGAACGCTGAGGACGAAGGACAATAATTTTGTAAACTGCGGAAACGTGGACGGGGTCTTCAGTACTTGGGCCCAAAGATCGCCAACTGAGTTGCTGCTCGTGTCCAGATGGGCCAATACATTCTTCAGAGCGCAGTTTTCGTTATAGAGCTCATCCAAGTCCAGATGCTCTTCCATGTTAAGAGCGCACACTGCGTCTTTAAGTTTACTGTATCTGATCTCTCTTTGTTCCTTGATATTTAAACACTGTACATTGTAGAGATATCCAGTTTGTGAAAAGTCGAACCACTTCTCCAAGTAATCCACAGCAACTTGTAAGAAAGAGCTAAACTCTTGGCGTAGCCGGTCAACTTTATTGCTGGGAGAGGAAGCCATAATATCATCCACTTTTGTGCCAAAGAAAGCGTCGTTTTTGcgctgctgcagtttgactcGGAGGTCGTTCATCACTCCATATACCTCAACTGAAGTGAGACTGTTGCTTTCAAGACTGAGGACAGCTGTGGAGAATATTTTGAGAACATTCTGAAGGAAGAAGAACGTGATTTCAAGCTCATTTGGATCATCTTGTTCGCCATGCTCGTGCCCCTTGAGCGCATCCCAAATGGCACGGGGGCATTCCTCCTGGCCCAGcgacaaaaaataacttttcacAGCAGGCCAGATGCTCACCAGTCGATTTATTGCAGGGAGCAAGCTCAACCAGCGTGTGGGGACGTGGCGTAACAAGGTAAGATACTCCATATCA
This region of Acanthochromis polyacanthus isolate Apoly-LR-REF ecotype Palm Island chromosome 4, KAUST_Apoly_ChrSc, whole genome shotgun sequence genomic DNA includes:
- the LOC127533712 gene encoding uncharacterized protein LOC127533712; its protein translation is MEVNNAPEKSDEPPAKKKRLCKYREEWTRKYTWVTAAFGDVNKAFCKVCRKDFSISHGGESDLKSHASGKQHVNNTNAVQTNTLLSSFFKPQDDSVYSKVAAAELTSVFHCVSHQQSYRSLDCAMKLTPKLYQDSAIAKLISCGRTKAEALVTNVLAPLASDFTHSLGTEQLFFSIATDASNKGNVKTFPLSVRFWTPEQGIQNRVLDFYEQAEESADAITDMLLKKLKENNLLIHNVSAFSADNAPVNYGKRHSVYQNLKQKNSKIIPANCPAHIIHNAVKRACNVLQVDVENIVLKSFNHFSCSAKRVASLKEMFEFVDMEYLTLLRHVPTRWLSLLPAINRLVSIWPAVKSYFLSLGQEECPRAIWDALKGHEHGEQDDPNELEITFFFLQNVLKIFSTAVLSLESNSLTSVEVYGVMNDLRVKLQQRKNDAFFGTKVDDIMASSPSNKVDRLRQEFSSFLQVAVDYLEKWFDFSQTGYLYNVQCLNIKEQREIRYSKLKDAVCALNMEEHLDLDELYNENCALKNVLAHLDTSSNSVGDLWAQVLKTPSTFPQFTKLLSFVLSVPVSNAYSERVFSIMKGAWTDVRNRCSMELVRAEIKIKMNLAMTCAEFYKFILENKKALFAVKSSAKYSNSTESSQKPPSRQTNEDNTRGSRDMGETS